The Procambarus clarkii isolate CNS0578487 chromosome 4, FALCON_Pclarkii_2.0, whole genome shotgun sequence genomic sequence catggaggcccagacacatggagagttaagctgctggatgtggcaacaagaaactttctaagttaacacgtcaagggaccgacaagaatgagaggaggggatgaaccagccttgcttgatctgatatttaccctaaatgagtcggatataagggaagttaagttggaagccctcttgtgaatgagtgatcatagtgtattgagccttgagtacctggttgagctaggaattatcacccccaaaaaagaactgggaaacaaagggctagcgtatcgaaagggaaactatgaggagatgaataaattcctatagaATATACATtgagacacagaactcggaaccaagtccgtacaagacatgatggactatgtcacccaaaaatgtcagaaggctgtaagcaggtttgtcccagcccgacaggaaaaaacagagaagcaaaggaagaatccgtggtttaatagggaatgtatgaaagcaaaggagctaaaCAAaacggcatggaggaacttccgtaataacagaacaccagaaaatagagagagataccagagaaccaggaacgagtatgttcgtgtgagaagagcagctgagaaaaggtatgaaaattatatagctaataaagccaagaccgaatcaaagctactacacagtcacatcaggaggaagacaactgtgaaggaacaggtgatgcaacttagggtgggcgaggacaggtacacagagaatgacaaagaggtgtgtgaagaactccacaaaaagttccaggtctttacaatagaacagggagatgtcacggcgctaggagaggtgacagcaaaccaggtgaccttggataggttcgaaattacaagagattaggtcaagaagcacctattggagctggatgtgggaaaagctgttgggcaggacagaatctcaccatgggtattgaaagaatgtgcaggagcactttgcttgccactctccatattgtATAGTAGGtcgctggaaacgggagacctaccagaaatatggaagactgctaatgtagtaccaatatacaaaaaatggtgacagacaagaggcactgaactacaggccagtgtccttaacttgtataccatgcaaggtgatggagaagattgtgagaaaaaaactagtaacacatctggagagacgagacttcgtgacaacccatcaacatgggttcagggagggtaaatcttgccttacaggcttgatagaattctacgatcaggtgacatagattaagcaagaaagagaaggatgggcggagtgcatttttttggactgtcggaaagcctttgacacagtaccccataaaaggttgatgcataagctggagaaacaggcaggagtaactggtagggcgctccagtggataagggagtacctaagcaataggaagcagagagttacagtgaggggtgagacctcagaatggcgtgaagtcaccagtggagtcctacagggctctgtacttggacctatcctgtttgtgatatacgtaaatgatctcccagagggcatagactcattcctctcaatgtttgctgacgacgccaaaattatgagagggattaagacagaggaagacagcttgaggcttcaagaagacctggagaagctgcaggaatggtcgaacaaatggctgttagagtttaacccaagcaaatgtaatgtaatgaagataggggtaggaagcaggggtccagatacaaggtatcatttgggagatgaaatacttcaagagtcagagagagagaaagacctgggggttgatatcacgccagacctgtcccctgcagctcatatcaagaggataacatcagcaggatatgccaggttggctaacacaagaacagcctttagaaacttgtgtaaggaatctttcagaacattgtataccacatatgtcagaccaatcctggagtatgcggctccagcatggagtccatatctagtcaaggataagactaaactggaaaaggttcaaaggtttgccactaggctagtacccgagctgagaggtatgagctacgaggagagactacgggaattaaacctcacttcgttggaagacagaggagttagggggaacatgatcaccacattcaagattctcaagggaaacaacagggttgataaagacaggctatttaacacaaggggcacacgcactaggggacacaggtggaaactgagtgcccaaatgagccacagagatattagaaagaacttttttagtgtcagagtggttgacaaatggaatgaattaggaagtaatgtggtggaggctgactccatacacagtttcaagtgtagatatgatagagcccaataggctcatgaacctgtacacctgttgattgacggttgagaggcgggaccaaagagccagagctcaacccccgcaagcacaactaggtgagtacaactagatgagtccacatacacgcacacacacacacacaaacacacaaacacacacacacacacacacacacacacacacacacacacacacacacacacacacacacacacacacacacacacacacacacacacaccaacacacaaacacacacacacacaaacacaaacacacacacacacaatatccaACACACATGATGCATGCATAATTCAAGAAGGGAGaggtggagggagggtgagaaggagggagggagagaaggaaagcTGGAAAGAGGGACGAAGGATGTGAAAAGAGAGGGAGGtgatgagagggagggaggaggaagaggtgtcaAAAGGTAGGGAGAAGCAGATGGGTGATGAGAGGCGGACGGAGGGAGAATGAGacggatgaagagagagagagaggtatactGAAGGAGAATAGGAGAaggtgaaggagggaggaagaaggtGAGGAAGGCAAGGAAGGAGAGCTGGGGGAAGGGATAGGGAGGATAGCCCAAGAGAGACccagacagcctccaccacacaagaAGTAACGTACCTGCGGATGTGTTTCCTGTGGCGGATTACGTCCCACGAGGCGCAGACCAGCAGGGCGGTGAGGGCGTGCTCTTTACACAGGGTGCCCGCGCCCGCCAGCGCTCCTGCACGCCGcagccacccccaccctcccactcCTGCTTCGCTacctccccctccaacaccccctcctcctcctcctgttcctGTTCCATCCCCCTGTACAGCCTCCACCACGCTGCCTGCTGCACCTTTTCTGTTGCTCTCCCAGCTAGATGGCATCACGTTGGCGCCTGTGCCGTCAACATAAAGGGCTAATCCTCTTCTTCCTTCCCAtactgctgttcctcctcctccagctgttcctcctcctcctccagctgaTCCTccagctgcagctgctgctgctgctgctcctccgtcACTCTCTTCTGCGTTGGATGACTCTTCACAGTCGCCCTCTATCGCCCTAGTGGAAAGAAACAGGATTATTCTGTTTAAGTATGTTATTCTCTCTGTTTTTGTATTTTCCTAAGCAATTTTTTTACGTGTTTCcccaccaaccacttgggctggacagtagagcgacggtctcgcttcatgcaggtcggcgttcaatccccgaccgtccataagtggtcgggcaccatt encodes the following:
- the LOC138370780 gene encoding PE-PGRS family protein PE_PGRS26-like, encoding MLFGLRPLGFHLVNVALHSCVCLLLTRLLLRLLHLPQGTVLSAGLLFATHPVHTEAVTGLVGRADVLAAICFLAAILSYHRAIEGDCEESSNAEESDGGAAAAAAAAGGSAGGGGGTAGGGGTAVWEGRRGLALYVDGTGANVMPSSWESNRKGAAGSVVEAVQGDGTGTGGGGGGVGGGGSEAGVGGWGWLRRAGALAGAGTLCKEHALTALLVCASWDVIRHRKHIRR